The proteins below come from a single Aspergillus oryzae RIB40 DNA, chromosome 5 genomic window:
- a CDS encoding B3/B4 domain-containing protein (uncharacterized conserved protein), whose product MGSTQLAQTLLQSARVAPEIFQLRPDYRALLMVVEGIPPGPSDEASEAFLQEAEATVKELLSKSAVTELPHIAAWREAYKAFGAKPQKTRNSLEALTRRAATGLPRVNRLTDIYNAISVKHQIPFGGEDLDKYDGAPFLVRATGEEPFQTFSGGEPQTELAAHGEPIWCDNTGITCRRWNWRQGPRTALTDDTTRVLFILDALEPLSDDTLQQAADELASALKGLSPEVQTSQRIIDASSV is encoded by the coding sequence ATGGGCAGCACACAACTCGCACAGACCTTGCTGCAGTCGGCGCGCGTCGCCCCGGAAATCTTCCAGCTACGTCCGGATTACCGCGCACTCTTGATGGTGGTCGAGGGAATTCCTCCAGGTCCTAGTGATGAGGCCAGTGAGGCTTTCCTCCAGGAGGCAGAAGCTACCGTGAAAGAATTGCTCTCAAAGTCCGCCGTGACGGAACTCCCACATATCGCCGCGTGGCGGGAGGCGTATAAGGCTTTCGGAGCCAAGCCCCAGAAAACACGCAACAGCCTTGAGGCGTTGACACGGCGTGCAGCAACTGGCCTACCCCGGGTCAATCGGTTAACCGATATATACAATGCGATTTCCGTCAAGCATCAGATCCCCTTCGGTGGCGAAGACCTTGACAAGTACGACGGCGCGCCGTTTCTAGTACGCGCCACTGGTGAGGAGCCCTTCCAGACTTTCTCTGGAGGAGAGCCTCAGACAGAACTGGCTGCACATGGGGAGCCGATTTGGTGTGATAATACTGGCATTACGTGCCGCCGCTGGAACTGGCGACAGGGCCCACGCACAGCGCTGACGGATGACACCACGCGAGTACTGTTCATTCTGGATGCATTGGAACCGCTTTCCGACGATACTCTTCAGCAAGCTGCGGACGAACTGGCTTCGGCACTGAAAGGTCTGTCTCCAGAAGTACAGACATCACAACGAATTATAGACGCTTCTTCAGTTTGA
- a CDS encoding ankyrin repeat domain-containing protein (predicted protein), producing the protein MPAEPRAQMTSNATRRHSSAIPSHHSGSFLDQSISFYGDAKYSEGKTTLHICAEKGHTNVLRFLLDHGAELDATDFAGRTALHYATTRGHTDSVSVLLEQGADTELADEFGRTPLHVAVELGYEAVVRLLVREGADPNARIAGSTQPQS; encoded by the exons ATGCCCGCCGAGCCTCG AGCTCAGATGACGAGTAATGCCACACGTCGGCACTCCAGTGCTATACCTTCCCACCATTCAGGCAGCTTCCTGGATCAGTCAATATCGTTCTATGGCGATGCAAAGTACTCGGAGGGCAAAACGACACTCCACATCTGCGCCGAGAAAGGCCACACTAATGTGCTGCGGTTTCTGTTGGATCATGGCGCGGAGCTCGATGCAACTGATTTCGCAGGCCGCACTGCCCTCCACTACGCGACAACGAGAGGGCATACGGACTCTGTGTCTGTGCTCCTTGAGCAAGGTGCCGACACGGAATTGGCCGACGAGTTTGGGCGGACTCCATTACACGTAGCCGTGGAGTTGGGATATGAGGCGGTAGTGAGACTGTTGGTTCGCGAAGGTGCTGATCCCAATGCTCGTATCGCTGGTAGCACACAGCCGCAATCATAA
- a CDS encoding tetratricopeptide repeat protein (predicted protein), whose protein sequence is MSSQSWKPVRPDGAFWESLDPVISSTVAECLSPAVLDDINNHSTLSNPAKFELLEQALTRKLLSLEESANPSSLHDTDYPTWQRLNFALFHVLRGAGDAARQKETLLKLVNNPGPSGQDVAALQNLATLYEETGEHAQAEKLAKETLPLLRQHPALGQDSPQSLGSLRILIKALWKQGKEKEAEQVIQEASASIDRLAGGKFSDVQQEEKEALETVVADLKK, encoded by the coding sequence ATGTCCTCGCAATCCTGGAAACCAGTCAGACCTGATGGAGCGTTCTGGGAATCTCTTGACCCTGTCATCAGCAGCACTGTGGCCGAGTGCCTCTCCCCCGCCGTGCTCGATGACATAAATAACCattccaccctttccaacCCGGCCAAGTTCGAGCTCCTCGAGCAGGCCTTGACGAGAAAGCTTCTATCTCTTGAAGAGAGCGCGAACCCATCCTCTCTCCATGACACGGACTATCCCACTTGGCAACGCCTCAACTTCGCCCTTTTCCACGTCCTCCGCGGCGCCGGCGATGCTGCAAGGCAGAAAGAAACCCTCCTCAAGCTAGTCAACAACCCTGGCCCAAGCGGACAGGATGTAGCAGCGTTGCAGAACTTGGCTACATTATACGAGGAAACAGGCGAGCATGCACAGGCAGAGAAGCTCGCTAAGGAGACCTTGCCATTGCTTCGGCAACATCCAGCCCTGGGACAGGATAGTCCCCAGTCTCTGGGGTCGCTGCGTATCCTGATCAAGGCTCTTTGGAAAcagggcaaggagaaggaggcgGAACAGGTGATACAAGAGGCCAGCGCTAGTATTGATAGATTGGCGGGAGGAAAGTTTTCAGAcgtccagcaagaagagaaggaagcgcTGGAAACGGTTGTTGCAGACTTGAAGAAGTAA